In Bombus huntii isolate Logan2020A chromosome 3, iyBomHunt1.1, whole genome shotgun sequence, a single genomic region encodes these proteins:
- the LOC126864178 gene encoding uncharacterized protein LOC126864178 — protein sequence MRVTLALAVILIVCISIQCVESKVKKTTQLSLQSKETNVVNFMRLLVMRLVFGVASAMGLGENLSGVLGGIFVPPGADDYSDYADDDFISDLF from the exons ATGAGAGTTACGCTCGCCTTAGCTGTAATCCTCATTGTTTGTATCAGC ATTCAATGCGTCGAGAGCAAAGTAAAGAAGACAACACAGTTGTCTCTACAAAGCAAAGAAACGAACGTAGTGAACTTCATGAGATTACTCGTGATGAGACTTGTGTTTGGAGTTGCATCGGCGATGGGTCTCGGTGAAAATTTGTCCGGTGTGCTCGGAGGGATTTTCGTACCTCCTGGAGCAGATGATTACAGTGACTATGCCGATGATGATTTCATATCAGATTTGTTTTAA